TCGTCGAGCACGGCGAGATCGCGTTTGACGCCTTCGGGTTCGGCGACAATCCGTTTGAGTCGCTGCCGGACGCGCGCTATCGGAGCGCGCCTCTCCTTACGTTCGCGGGGCCGATCGCGCGGGAGATTTCGCGCCGCCGGTTCGTGCGCCGCCTTGTGCCGCGATACGACGTCGTGCATTTCTCGCTCGAACCCGCGCCCGTGCGCCGCGCGGCAAGCGTGCTGACGCTATTTGACCTTTCGCGCCTGACGGCGGCGTATCGCCGCGCGACGCGCGGCTCGGCGCTGCGCGCGGTGCTGCGCACGCGCCTTCGCTACGGCGGCGCGAGCGGGATGACGCGCATCGTCACCACCTCGAACGCGAGCCGCGAGGATATCGCCGCGCGGCTTGGCATGTCGCGAGACATCATCGACGTGCACATGATTCCGCCCGACGCATGCTTTTCGCCGGGCGCGCCGGATGCCGAGGCGTTGCGCCGCGCGGGCATCCCGGATGCGCCGTACATTCTTTTCGTCGGCGAACTCGGCCGGCAAAAAAACGAGCTTGGTCTCGCGCGGGCGTTCGCCGCCGCACGTTCATCCGGCGGTGTATCCGAGGACACGCGCCTCGTGCTCGCCGGTAACGCCGCCGCCCTGTCGGAACGGGATCGCGCATGGCTTGCGATCGACGCGCGCATCGTGCTCGCGGGCGCCGTGACGGACGCGGATCTCGTGCATCTCTACCGCGGCGCGCGCCTCGTCGCGCTGCCGAGCCTGGCCGAGGGTTATGGCCTGCCGGTCGTCGAGGCGATGGCCTGCGGCGTGCCGGTCGTCGTTTCCGACGCGGGGAGTCTTCCCGAGATCGCGGGCGACGCGGGCCTTGTCGTGCGCGCGGGCGACGATCGCGATCTCGCGGTGGCGATCGCGCGAATCGTGAGCGACAGCGTAAAGCGCGACGATCTCGTTCGCCGCGGCCTTGCCCGCGCGCGGGCTTTCGGGCAAGAAGGCATGGCCCGTGGACATATCGCCACCTATCGGGCCGCCCATGACGCGTACACTCATCGTCAGCCTTCAGGGACTCGGTAACGCGCTGCTGGCGCTGCCGCTCGCATCCGCGCTCGCGCGGCGCGACGGCGAGCCGGTGGCGATGCTCGTGCGTTCACCGCGCGTCGCCGCGCTCTTGCGCGAGCAGTCCGATATCGCGGTGGCGTATGCCGCCAACGGCCGGCGATTCGCGGGCGTGGCGGGTATGCTGCGCCTGCGGCACGAGGTTCGCCGCGCGCGATTCGAGAGCGCCGTTTTCACGTTTCCGTCCGGCACGCGATCCGTGCTCTTCGCCCTGGCGGCGTTCATCCCCCGGCGAATCGGCGTCGCGCATCCCGAATTCGGATGGGGTGAGCGCCTTCTGACAAGCCGCGGCCGCTATCGGCACGGGGCGCACGACCTGGAGCAAAACGCCGAGATCGCCCGCGTGCTCGGCCTTGATACCGACATCGACGCCGCGTGGCCGCCGCTCAATCCGCTGATGGGGCAGGTCGAACACGCCGCGCGATTTCTGAACGACAACGGCTTCGATGACAAGGCGCGCTACGTCGCGATGCATCCGGGAAGCGACGAGGACTTTGTCGAAAAACGTTGGCCGGAGGCGCATTTCGCCGCGCTTGCCGAATCGATTTACGAAAGAGACGGCCGCGCGACGATCGTGTTCGACGGCCCGAACGAGCGCGGCGCGGGCAAGCGTTTGTCCATGTTGTGCCGCACGCCGATCCTCGCGATGGACGGCTGGGGCGACCTGAACGACGCGCTCGGCATGCTTGCGTTTTGCGATCTGATGATCGCGAACGACTCCGGGATCATGAACCTGGCCGCCGCGGCCGGGGTCCCCACGGTCGCGATTTACGGGCCGAGCCGCGCGGATCGATCGAAGCCGTGGCGAAACGGCGCAGCGGTGATCGCCGAGCGCGCATGCGTTCCGTGTTACGGACTCGGGAGCTGGCCGGGCTGCATCCATCCCGAGCGCCCGTGCCTGCACGATGTCGTCCCCGAACGCGTGCTTGCGGCCGCGCTCGCGATCGGCGTGTAGATGCGCCTTCTTTACATCGACCAGTATTTTTCGACGCGCGCCGGCCGTTCGGGCACGCGCGGCTACGAGTTCGCTCGCCGCTTCGCGGCGGCGGGCTGGCGCGTCACGGTCATCACGTCGGCGAGCGATTATTCGCATCTGGCGACGCAGCGGCGATTCGTCGAGCGCACGCGCGTCGAGGGCATCGACGTCGTGAGCCTGCGCATCGGCTACGCGCAGCGGATGTCGTACGTGCGCCGCGCGGTTTCGTTCGTGCTGTTCATGATCGCGTCCACCGTGGCGGGGCTCGTGCTTGGCCGGCATGACGCCGTGTTCGCCAGCAGCACGCCGCTTTCGGTCGGCGTGACCGGCGCCCTCATCTCGATGCTGCGCGGCATCCCCTTCGTGTTCGAGGTGCGCGATCTCTGGCCGCGGGCGCCGATCGAGATGGGGGTCATCCGCGGGCGCGCCGCGATCGGCGTGCTGACGGCGCTCGAACGCTGGATCTATCGCCGCGCGGTGCTCGTCAACGCGCTTTCGCCGGGCATGCGCGAGGGAATCGTCGACGCGGGCGTGGATCCGGCGCGCGTCGCGATGATCCCGAACGGGTGCGACCTGGATTTGGCGCCGGCCCGGGTCGATCGCGCGGGTATGCGCCGCGAGTTCGGATTTGACGGCGACGCGTTTGTCGTCATCTACGCGGGAACGCTCGGCCCGGCCAACGATGTCGGCGATCTGCTCGCGACCGCGCGCGCCGCGCGCGACGCGGACCTTTCGCGCGTGCGTTTTCTGATCGTCGGCGACGGTTCGGAGCACGCGGCGCTCGAGGCGACCGTGACGCGCGAGGTGCTGGCCAACGTGCGTTTCGCGGGCGCGCGAACGCGCCGGGAGACCGCGCGGCTCATTGCCGCGTCCGATCTTGGTGTCACGTGCTTCGCGCCGAGGCCGGTGCTCGAAACGAACAGCCCGAACAAGTTGTTCGACTACCTGGCCTGCGGCGTGCCGCAGATGGTGAACACGCCGGGTTGGATGCGCGAAATCGTGGAAGACGGCGGCGCGGGCGTATTCGTGCCGCACGGAAAACCAGAGGAGGCGGCGCGAACGATCGCGAATCTCGCGAACGATCCGGCGCGCACCGCGGCCATGCGGGCGGCGGCCGTCCGCATCGCGCGCGAGAGTTTCTCGCGCGAACGGCTGGCGGGCGCGATGATGGCGCTTCTGGCGCGCGCATCCGAAACGCCGCGCGAGGCCGGTGCGTTTTCGATCCGCGCGCTGTGGCATCGAGCCGCCGCGATCGCCGGATTGGCGCTCGTCTCGCCGCTTTTTATCGCGATCGCCGTCGCGATCCGCCTTGAGGACGGCGGCGCTGTTTTTTATCGGCCCGAGCGCGTCGGCCACGGCGGGCGCCGCTTTCGCATGTGGAAATTCCGCACGATGGTCGCGGACGCCGAGACGCGCGGGCTGGGGTTGAACGTGTCCGCGAACGACGAACGCATCACGCGCGTCGGGCGCCTGTTGCGCGACGGATCGCTCGATGAATTACCGCAGCTATTCAACGTCGCGGCCGGATCGATGCGCCTTGTGGGGCCGCGCCCCGCCTTGCCCGCGCACGCCGAGCGATTCGATGCGCGCGAGAGCCGCCGCCTGCGCGTGCCACCCGGGCTGACGGGCCTTGCCCAGGTGCGCGGGCGCAACGATCTTCCGTGGGCCGAAAAGCTCGAGGCCGACGTGCTCTACGCGGACAACCGCGGGCTTGGGCTCGACATTCGCATCCTCGGCGAAACGATCGCGACCGTGATCCTGCGCCGCGGGCTGTATGAGCGCGACGCGGGGCTTTCCGATCCGTACAACCGCGAGCTTGACGCCGCGCGCGATTCTTGACAGCGCTTTCGCGCGGCGCGTAGGTTGCGTCGCCGGCAGGTTCGCGCGTGATCGATGCGGCGTCCGGGCCGTAATCGCCGCCCCGCTCGTAGCGGGGGGGGGTGCGCGGGTTGGTCCGCGCGGGTGAAAAAGCAGAATGACCGAAAGTGTCCTCA
This genomic stretch from bacterium harbors:
- a CDS encoding sugar transferase — protein: MRLLYIDQYFSTRAGRSGTRGYEFARRFAAAGWRVTVITSASDYSHLATQRRFVERTRVEGIDVVSLRIGYAQRMSYVRRAVSFVLFMIASTVAGLVLGRHDAVFASSTPLSVGVTGALISMLRGIPFVFEVRDLWPRAPIEMGVIRGRAAIGVLTALERWIYRRAVLVNALSPGMREGIVDAGVDPARVAMIPNGCDLDLAPARVDRAGMRREFGFDGDAFVVIYAGTLGPANDVGDLLATARAARDADLSRVRFLIVGDGSEHAALEATVTREVLANVRFAGARTRRETARLIAASDLGVTCFAPRPVLETNSPNKLFDYLACGVPQMVNTPGWMREIVEDGGAGVFVPHGKPEEAARTIANLANDPARTAAMRAAAVRIARESFSRERLAGAMMALLARASETPREAGAFSIRALWHRAAAIAGLALVSPLFIAIAVAIRLEDGGAVFYRPERVGHGGRRFRMWKFRTMVADAETRGLGLNVSANDERITRVGRLLRDGSLDELPQLFNVAAGSMRLVGPRPALPAHAERFDARESRRLRVPPGLTGLAQVRGRNDLPWAEKLEADVLYADNRGLGLDIRILGETIATVILRRGLYERDAGLSDPYNRELDAARDS
- a CDS encoding glycosyltransferase family 4 protein, with protein sequence MSAKDAPIRVLIDATAIPPAGMTGAARYVHLLVGALVEHGEIAFDAFGFGDNPFESLPDARYRSAPLLTFAGPIAREISRRRFVRRLVPRYDVVHFSLEPAPVRRAASVLTLFDLSRLTAAYRRATRGSALRAVLRTRLRYGGASGMTRIVTTSNASREDIAARLGMSRDIIDVHMIPPDACFSPGAPDAEALRRAGIPDAPYILFVGELGRQKNELGLARAFAAARSSGGVSEDTRLVLAGNAAALSERDRAWLAIDARIVLAGAVTDADLVHLYRGARLVALPSLAEGYGLPVVEAMACGVPVVVSDAGSLPEIAGDAGLVVRAGDDRDLAVAIARIVSDSVKRDDLVRRGLARARAFGQEGMARGHIATYRAAHDAYTHRQPSGTR
- a CDS encoding glycosyltransferase family 9 protein, which codes for MTRTLIVSLQGLGNALLALPLASALARRDGEPVAMLVRSPRVAALLREQSDIAVAYAANGRRFAGVAGMLRLRHEVRRARFESAVFTFPSGTRSVLFALAAFIPRRIGVAHPEFGWGERLLTSRGRYRHGAHDLEQNAEIARVLGLDTDIDAAWPPLNPLMGQVEHAARFLNDNGFDDKARYVAMHPGSDEDFVEKRWPEAHFAALAESIYERDGRATIVFDGPNERGAGKRLSMLCRTPILAMDGWGDLNDALGMLAFCDLMIANDSGIMNLAAAAGVPTVAIYGPSRADRSKPWRNGAAVIAERACVPCYGLGSWPGCIHPERPCLHDVVPERVLAAALAIGV